One segment of Setaria viridis chromosome 4, Setaria_viridis_v4.0, whole genome shotgun sequence DNA contains the following:
- the LOC117854178 gene encoding probable hexosyltransferase MUCI70, translating into MARRSRGGGGAEAALKADSAAMRLVWRRGAVRLVLVSAIAWAMLVLLALAFHLWSCSSSVAFLSALCKKDSKVLNVLDSMGLSSKPLHRCPIPVADDPNSVAIPKRTPNTIIKKLSYITIDKQDKDPSPLFGGRQNWKQREESFKLNSTMKVHCGFMKNSGADMDSVDVKYIQKCKFVVASGIFDGYDIPHQPSNISHRSQKLFCFLMVVDEVSLDFIEKNTTVKIDSNGGKWVGIWRLITVHRLPFDEPRRNGKIPKILTHRLFPQAWYSIWIDGKMELIVDPLLILERYLWRGKYTFAVAVHKHHRSIYEEGDAIKRRKRYARPLVDLQMKMYYYEGMEPWSSKKKMPSDVPEGAVLIREHTTMTDLFSCLWFNEVNLFTPRDQISFGYVVHRLGDSLKFFMFPNCEYNSLFILHKHTREHSSKVEWAKTIDEILKKGLKESRGGLGLWTPYPADLSSVELPAVKRISPAG; encoded by the exons atGGCGAGGCGAAGCAGAG gcggcggtggcgcggaggcggcgctgaAGGCGGACTCGGCGGCGATGCGGCTGGTGTGGCGCAGGGGCGCCGTGCGGCTGGTGCTCGTGTCGGCCATTGCCTGGGCCATGCTCGtgctcctcgccctcgcctTCCACCTCTGGTCCTGCAGCTCCTCGGTCGCATTCCTCTCAG CTCTTTGTAAAAAGGACAGTAAAGTCCTCAATGTGCTGGACTCAATGGGGCTCTCATCGAAACCACTCCACC GCTGCCCAATACCTGTTGCAGATGATCCAAATTCTGTTGCCATTCCAAAGAGGACTCCCAACACAATCATAAAGAAATTATCATATATAACTATTGACAAACAGGATAAAGATCCTTCACCACTGTTTGGAGGACGTCAAAACTGGAAACAGAGGGAGGAAAGCTTTAAACTGAATTCTACTATGAAG GTGCACTGTGGATTTATGAAAAATAGCGGTGCAGATATGGATAGTGTTGATGTCAAGTACATACAGAAATGCAAATTTGTTGTTGCCTCTGGTATTTTTGATGGTTATGACATTCCTCATCAGCCATCGAATATTAGTCACCGGTCTCAGAAGTTGTTCTGCTTCCTGATGGTGGTAGATGAAGTATCTCTTGATTTTATTGAAAAGAACACCACTGTCAAAATTGACAGCAATGGAGGAAAGTGGGTTGGTATATGGCGACTTATAACAGTGCATCGCCTCCCATTTGATGAACCTAGAAGAAATGGAAAAATACCAAAGATTTTAACACACAGACTATTTCCTCAAGCTTGGTATAGCATTTGGATTGATGGGAAAATGGAGCTCATAGTTGATCCGCTGCTTATTCTCGAGAG ATATCTCTGGCGTGGAAAATACACTTTTGCGGTAGCTGTCCATAAGCATCATAGGAGCATCTATGAGGAGGGTGATGCAATAAAACGACGGAAGCGATATGCTCGTCCTTTGGTTGATCTTCAGATGAAGATGTACTATTATGAGGGGATGGAGCCGTGGAgctcaaagaaaaagatgcCTAGCG ATGTGCCAGAGGGTGCGGTGCTGATCCGGGAGCACACGACAATGACCGATCTATTCAGCTGCCTCTGGTTCAACGAGGTCAATCTTTTCACACCACGTGATCAGATCAGCTTTGGCTACGTGGTGCATAGGCTTGGAGACTCTCTTAAGTTCTTTATGTTTCCCAACTGTGAGTACAATTCTCTGTTCATCTTGCACAAGCACACAAGAGAACACTCCTCGAAAGTTGAATGGGCCAAAACAATCGATGAGATTTTGAAGAAGGGACTGAAGGAGAGTAGAGGAGGATTAGGGCTGTGGACTCCATATCCTGCAGACCTCAGCTCCGTGGAACTCCCTGCTGTAAAAAGAATTTCACCGGCAGGCTAG
- the LOC117854179 gene encoding uncharacterized protein: MESVAAAAIATTSRSLPLPFSSTPLHRRCRPVFLPVAASKRHNDDDKEVANGPGREPTSLAPYGGLSISPLSKDAAMGLVVSAATGSGWTTGSGMEGPPAASRAGGADRPEVSTLPWSLFTKSPRRRMRVAFTCNVCGQRTTRAINPHAYTDGTVFVQCCGCNIFHKLVDNLNLFHEMKCYVSPDFRYEGDAPFNYLDNNEDGDTIFPL; the protein is encoded by the exons atggagtccgtcgcggccgccgcgatCGCCACCACCTCCCGGTCTCTcccgctccccttctcctcaACCCCGCTCCACCGCCGGTGCCGTCCCGTCttcctccccgtcgccgcctccaagc GCCacaacgacgacgacaaggAGGTTGCCAACGGCCCCGGGCGCGAGCCCACCAGCCTTGCGCCGTACGGGGGGCTCTCCATCTCGCCGCTCTCCAAG GACGCGGCCATGGGGCTGGTGGTGAGCGCTGCCACGGGGAGCGGCTGGACGACGGGATCAGGGATGGAGGGGCCGCCAGCGGCGAGCAGAGCCGGTGGGGCGGACAGGCCGGAGGTGTCGACGCTCCCTTGGTCGCTCTTCACAAAAtcgccgcggcggaggatgCGGGTGGCCTTCACCTGCAATGTGTGCGGGCAGCGTACAACCAGGGCCATCAATCCTCATGCCTACACTGATGGAACTGTGTTTGTTCAG TGCTGTGGTTGCAATATATTCCATAAGTTGGTCGACAATCTGAACCTGTTTCATGAGATGAAGTGCTATGTTAGTCCAGACTTCCGCTACGAAGGGGATGCTCCATTCAACTACCTTGACAATAACGAGGATGGCGATACTATCTTCCCTCTCTAA
- the LOC117852460 gene encoding uncharacterized protein, with amino-acid sequence MPPDRKRMAGLWEREVGGLPPRHFANAVMASKDFVQSLSIQKRLRKHRGCVNTISFNSDGRFLLSGADDRNVVLWNWVEAAPTFSFHSGHSNNVLHAQFMPFSDDRSVVTCAADGEVRHSQIREGGCATTDKLVELDFAVHRLAVEPGSPYTFYCCCEDSSVWLFDLRGKDAVELFRCRTADHFTADDIELFAIAIDPRKPCCFAVAGSDEYVRIYDTRKIGLDGNSNSGLATEHFCPPHLIGENKDGITGLAYSQTSELLASYSHDNIYLFSREHGLHFNNIEVDERLLMDETGPLPFCRDKLPIPKAFKGHTNQHTIKGVNFLGPNCDYVTSGSDCGRIFIWRKKDGELIRVMNGDRHIVNCVEQHPSGIVVASSGIDNDIKIWEPGEGETHSIATDDKVKEDMWLSTSSDSDGLIYNGDFDYVMDLDDIYLYGNADGHSSNEDEDGSSEEDDDGDISAEEDDDGDDSAEEGVDGENSAGDMSDG; translated from the exons atgccgcCGGATAGGAAGAGGATGGCCGGGCTGTGGGAGCGCGAGGTAGGCGGCCTCCCTCCCAGGCACTTCGCCAACGCCGTCATGGCCTCCAAG GACTTTGTGCAATCTCTCAGCATACAAAAGAGGCTACGGAAGCACAGGGGCTGTGTCAACACGATAAGCTTCAACTCAGATGGGAGATTCCTCCTCTCCGGGGCGGATGATCGGAACGTCGTGCTGTGGAATTGGGTGGAGGCGGCACCGACCTTCTCGTTCCACTCTGGACACAGCAACAACGTGCTCCACGCGCAGTTCATGCCCTTCTCGGATGACCGGAGCGTTGTCACGTGTGCTGCTGATGGTGAG GTCAGGCATTCACAGATACGGGAAGGGGGTTGCGCAACTACAGACAAACTTGTTGAGTTAGATTTTGCGGTACACAGGCTGGCTGTTGAACCAGGAAGTCCGTACACATTCTACTGCTGCTGTGAAGATAGCTCTGTGTGGCTT TTTGACCTCAGGGGGAAAGATGCCGTGGAACTCTTTAGATGTAGGACTGCAGACCATTTCACTGCTGATGACATCGAACTCTTTGCTATTGCCATAGACCCAAGGAAGCCCTGTTGTTTTGCAGTTGCTGGATCAGATGAGTATGTAAGGATATATGATACCCGCAAGATTGGTCTTGATGGAAATTCTAATTCCGGTCTCGCAACTGAGCACTTCTGCCCTCCACATTTGATTGGTGAAAACAAAGATGGAATAACTGGTTTGGCTTACTCACAGACCAGCGAGCTATTAGCATCCTATAGTCATGACAATATCTACCTTTTCTCAAGAGAGCATGGTTTACACTTCAACAACATTGAGGTAGATGAACGACTCCTGATGGATGAAACTGGCCCCTTACCTTTTTGTAGAGATAAGCTGCCTATACCTAAGGCATTCAAGGGACACACGAACCAACACACCATTAAGGGGGTTAACTTCCTTGGGCCCAACTGTGATTATGTTACCTCTGGGTCAGACTGTGGCCGTATATTTATTTGGAGAAAGAAGGATGGGGAGCTGATCAGAGTGATGAACGGAGATAGACATATTGTGAACTGTGTCGAACAGCACCCTTCTGGAATTGTTGTTGCAAGCAGTGGCATTGATAACGATATTAAGATTTGGGAACCTGGTGAAGGTGAAACCCACTCCATTGCTACTGATGACAAG GTCAAGGAAGATATGTGGCTCTCCACCAGCAGTGATTCTGATGGCTTAATTTACAACGGCGATTTTGATTATGTGATGGACTTGGATGATATCTATTTATATGGAAATGCTGATGGACATTCATCTAACGAAGATGAAGATGGATCATCAGAGGAAGATGACGATGGTGACATCAGTGCCGAAGAAGATGACGATGGTGACGATAGTGCCGAAGAAGGTGTTGATGGTGAAAACAGTGCCGGAGATATGAGTGATGGTTGA